From the Salvelinus fontinalis isolate EN_2023a chromosome 35, ASM2944872v1, whole genome shotgun sequence genome, one window contains:
- the LOC129834097 gene encoding uncharacterized protein LOC129834097, translating to MVYTNTLRSVRNTVISRQPTLILSLACRFPGVEAKSPRYTINMPSEQETFGIVKFWLEFYRPGEGPMANRTKIPKFRHLLPFSQRVRRETSVRTASRLDTLDLHVFSNTSLDRAELMVDKCMESETEDMTDSLCILDQGCSAGNGTLEILTSTSTVRVYRINLSTIKTKGTTVCLSGHVSLFRDMKGAPICLSGIRNRQHDYPVELKPRD from the exons ATGGTGTACACCAACACCCTGCGAAGTGTACGCAACACTGTCATCAGTCGGCAGCCCACCCTGATTTTGTCGCTCGCCTGCCGTTTCCCCGGCGTCGAGGCCAAGAGCCCGCGGTATACCATCAATATGCCGTCGGAGCAGGAGACCTTCGGCATCGTCAAGTTCTGGTTGGAGTTCTACCGGCCTGGGGAGGGGCCCATGGCTAACAGAACTAAAATCCCCAAGTTCCGCCACCTCCTCCCTTTCTCGCAGCGTGTCCGCCGAGAGACGTCGGTCCGCACCGCGAGCAGGCTGGACACACTGGACCTGCATGTGTTCTCCAACACCTCTCTGGACAGGGCAGAGCTGATGGTGGACAAGTGCATGGAGTCCGAGACAGAAGACATGACTGACAGCCTCTGTATCCTAGATCAGGG GTGTTCAGCTGGAAATGGAACCCTGGAGATTCTGACATCAACCTCCACTGTCAGGGTATACCGAATCAACCTGAGCACTATCAAAACTAAAGGAACCACGGTGTGTCTTTCTGGCCATGTATCTCTCTTCAGGGATATGAAGGGTGCTCCCATTTGTCTCTCAGGCATCCGGAACCGCCAACATGACTATCCAGTTGAGCTAAAGCCCAGGGACTAA